Proteins encoded in a region of the Clostridium beijerinckii genome:
- a CDS encoding DUF4261 domain-containing protein: MKRYEVSKNGKLENVADAFSEIYSVELLMKEKPVILENELLKNIQKYFKNVKVTSNRDNNISFAFMDHILEYKNVNAPVGIVISVIEEKPEINKLRKSLGQSFDYVNKEEFEKCNVRVLVTDIMAIGLNYAERIELFQKTLYSIVELIPCEGIHFNITEQVISREEYLKNNPLNDDYDVLIGILNVRLFNIENNENEYVMDTLGLSAVGLCDLQCHFKNLDPGEISNILYSYGYYIFENSDVLEEIDTIEGITENSKWKCRHEVALVEPERVVLDINPGEDFSCGYRN, from the coding sequence ATGAAAAGATATGAAGTAAGTAAAAATGGAAAATTAGAAAATGTAGCTGATGCTTTTTCGGAAATATATAGTGTTGAACTTTTGATGAAAGAAAAGCCTGTTATCTTGGAAAATGAGTTACTAAAAAATATACAAAAATATTTTAAAAATGTTAAAGTTACATCTAATAGAGATAACAATATTTCATTTGCATTTATGGATCATATATTAGAATATAAAAATGTAAATGCGCCTGTTGGAATTGTTATTAGCGTCATTGAAGAAAAGCCTGAAATTAATAAATTGAGAAAATCATTAGGACAATCATTTGACTATGTGAATAAAGAAGAATTTGAAAAATGTAATGTTAGAGTTTTGGTTACAGATATAATGGCTATAGGATTAAATTATGCTGAAAGAATAGAACTTTTTCAAAAAACTCTTTATTCTATAGTTGAATTAATTCCATGTGAAGGCATTCATTTTAATATTACTGAACAAGTAATAAGTAGGGAAGAGTATTTAAAAAACAATCCTCTAAATGATGATTATGATGTTTTAATTGGTATATTAAATGTAAGATTATTTAACATTGAAAATAATGAGAATGAGTATGTAATGGATACATTAGGATTATCAGCAGTAGGTTTATGTGATTTACAATGCCATTTTAAAAATTTAGATCCAGGCGAAATATCGAATATTTTATATTCTTATGGATATTACATTTTTGAAAATAGCGATGTTCTTGAAGAAATAGACACCATAGAAGGAATTACGGAAAATAGCAAGTGGAAATGTCGACATGAAGTTGCGCTTGTTGAACCCGAACGTGTTGTATTAGATATAAATCCTGGAGAAGATTTTTCATGTGGATATAGAAATTAA
- a CDS encoding methyl-accepting chemotaxis protein, with protein sequence MHKAQSQIKSVSIRLYLLITIAMLAIIPVVILGIISTTTSRRSNEKSFDENRTLLSNIGQEIINNKITYYEDTLKTLIENNNFNIEESPYNKLNGDMKLIKKTDESILNIYYSDNTGKVFQILDSKLPDDYNATEKSWFKETIENPNKYIIHSPYQDKITGKSAITIYKAVIKNNVPVGVMAIDVELSELADQLSSIKYGQTGEFIITDKDGVVISDNDKTKIAGTEPTEYNCWNQISTGDKGKIKFNYNNSTYEGYFETSELTGWKLILKIPSSELRKSENDSTIASIIIIFAIAVITLIITMAIARRISKGVNSLKDGMERTANGEFNKEIIINNHIREFIILENSFNKMQKNIAKLIKSVDNSAINVNKNAINSVSMSKEVAISMNQVSETINQISSGTMESSNNLEMISHSMDLLSQSMNKIEEATESVNGMAIKANDLGKDGIKIVKTVINKSYETKKSTESVKDVVSEVSESIMKIGTMNKAISAITEQTNLLALNAAIEAARAGEAGKGFAVVADEIRKLAEETSVSAKQIDEIIKEIKSKSELAVDRVLETSGTVDDQEHAVKESEVIFTEIVTAIESLTEKVSKIAEGVSNINNMKDDVVEKVENLSAILEETASGTEEVSATAQEVTASTESFVDNFNNLKDMAEELKEKIEEFKL encoded by the coding sequence ATGCATAAAGCACAAAGTCAAATTAAATCAGTAAGTATAAGGTTATACTTACTGATTACAATTGCTATGTTAGCAATAATACCAGTAGTTATTTTAGGTATCATTTCTACAACGACATCAAGGAGGAGTAATGAAAAGAGTTTTGATGAAAATAGAACTTTACTCTCAAATATAGGACAGGAAATAATAAATAATAAGATTACATATTATGAAGATACATTGAAAACATTAATTGAGAATAATAATTTTAATATTGAAGAATCACCATATAATAAATTGAATGGAGATATGAAATTAATTAAGAAGACTGATGAAAGTATTTTAAATATATATTATTCAGACAACACTGGAAAAGTATTTCAAATACTTGATAGTAAATTGCCAGATGATTATAACGCTACAGAAAAATCCTGGTTTAAAGAGACTATAGAGAATCCGAATAAATATATTATTCATAGTCCTTATCAAGATAAAATAACTGGAAAAAGCGCAATAACAATATATAAGGCTGTGATTAAAAATAATGTACCGGTAGGCGTTATGGCTATAGATGTAGAGCTAAGTGAACTAGCAGATCAGTTATCAAGTATAAAATACGGACAAACCGGAGAGTTTATTATTACTGATAAAGATGGTGTAGTTATTTCTGACAATGACAAAACTAAAATTGCTGGAACAGAGCCAACTGAATACAATTGCTGGAATCAGATATCAACTGGTGATAAAGGTAAAATCAAATTCAATTATAATAATAGTACATATGAGGGGTATTTTGAGACCTCGGAACTTACTGGATGGAAGTTAATACTAAAAATCCCATCTAGTGAGCTAAGGAAATCAGAAAATGATTCAACTATAGCATCAATTATAATTATATTTGCAATAGCGGTAATTACATTAATTATAACTATGGCTATTGCTAGAAGAATAAGTAAAGGAGTAAATTCCTTAAAAGATGGAATGGAAAGAACTGCGAATGGAGAATTTAACAAAGAAATTATTATAAATAATCATATTCGCGAATTTATAATTCTAGAAAATAGTTTTAATAAAATGCAGAAAAATATTGCAAAATTAATTAAGAGTGTTGATAATTCGGCAATAAATGTTAATAAAAATGCTATAAATTCAGTTAGTATGAGCAAAGAAGTAGCAATATCGATGAATCAGGTAAGTGAGACAATAAATCAAATATCAAGTGGAACTATGGAGTCTTCTAACAATTTAGAAATGATATCACACAGCATGGACTTACTATCTCAATCTATGAATAAGATAGAAGAAGCGACTGAAAGTGTAAATGGTATGGCAATAAAAGCAAATGATTTAGGTAAAGATGGAATAAAGATTGTAAAGACCGTTATAAATAAATCATATGAAACTAAAAAAAGTACTGAATCAGTAAAAGATGTTGTAAGTGAAGTTTCGGAAAGTATAATGAAAATAGGCACCATGAATAAGGCAATAAGTGCGATTACAGAGCAAACAAATCTTTTAGCCTTAAATGCAGCAATAGAAGCAGCTAGAGCAGGAGAAGCAGGAAAGGGATTTGCAGTAGTCGCTGATGAAATAAGAAAGCTTGCAGAAGAGACATCAGTTTCAGCCAAACAAATAGATGAAATAATAAAAGAAATAAAAAGTAAATCAGAATTAGCAGTTGACAGGGTATTAGAAACAAGTGGAACAGTAGATGATCAAGAGCATGCAGTTAAAGAATCAGAAGTGATATTTACAGAAATAGTAACAGCTATAGAAAGTTTAACAGAAAAGGTGAGTAAAATAGCTGAAGGTGTGAGTAACATAAATAATATGAAGGATGATGTAGTTGAAAAAGTAGAAAACTTATCAGCGATATTAGAAGAAACAGCATCGGGAACAGAGGAAGTTTCAGCGACAGCGCAAGAAGTGACAGCGTCAACAGAAAGCTTTGTTGATAATTTTAATAATTTAAAAGATATGGCTGAGGAATTGAAAGAAAAAATTGAAGAATTTAAACTATAA
- a CDS encoding SDR family oxidoreductase: MPLKYKNHIDFDKLPKNFPPQHQDCQPGIEARMDPPPIFDNPDYKGSDKLKDKVALITGGDSGIGRAVAVAFAKEGADIVISYLYEHQDAIKTKEYVEKYGRRCILMPGDIAYKDFCIKLVECTIDKLGKIDILINNAGVQFPQDSIEEISSSQLKTTYSINIFPMFYLTQAALPHMKRGSAIVNTASVTAYQGSKNLIDYSSTKGAIVTFTRSLSQSVVTKGIRVNAVAPGPIWTPLIVSSFSAEEVAKFGSDVPMKRAGQPFELAPAYVYLASNDSSYVTGQVLHVNGGTMVDS; encoded by the coding sequence ATGCCCTTAAAATACAAAAACCACATAGACTTTGATAAATTACCAAAAAATTTTCCTCCACAACATCAGGATTGTCAACCTGGAATTGAAGCACGTATGGATCCACCTCCTATATTTGATAATCCTGATTATAAAGGGAGTGACAAATTAAAAGATAAAGTAGCATTAATCACAGGTGGTGATAGTGGAATTGGCAGAGCCGTAGCTGTTGCTTTTGCTAAAGAGGGAGCTGATATAGTAATTTCATATTTGTATGAACATCAAGATGCAATAAAGACCAAGGAATATGTTGAGAAATATGGCAGACGGTGTATTCTCATGCCTGGTGATATTGCCTACAAAGATTTCTGCATCAAACTAGTTGAATGTACAATTGACAAGCTAGGCAAAATTGATATTCTAATAAACAATGCTGGTGTTCAATTTCCTCAAGATAGCATAGAAGAAATATCATCTTCCCAATTAAAAACAACATATTCAATCAATATATTTCCAATGTTTTATCTTACTCAAGCAGCATTACCGCACATGAAACGAGGAAGTGCAATTGTAAACACTGCTTCTGTCACAGCTTACCAAGGTAGTAAAAATTTAATTGACTATTCTTCAACCAAGGGCGCAATTGTAACCTTCACTCGTTCTCTTTCTCAATCCGTAGTAACCAAAGGAATTAGAGTTAATGCCGTAGCTCCAGGCCCCATTTGGACGCCACTTATAGTATCAAGCTTTTCTGCTGAAGAAGTTGCAAAATTTGGATCTGACGTTCCTATGAAAAGAGCTGGACAACCTTTCGAATTGGCTCCAGCATATGTATATCTTGCATCTAATGACTCCTCCTATGTTACTGGACAAGTACTTCATGTAAATGGTGGAACTATGGTTGATAGTTAA
- a CDS encoding ammonium transporter, producing MELLNGADMGFVIISAALVMLMVPGLALFYGGMVKSKNVLSITVHSYAALVIISLQWIFIGYTLAFGPDVKGVIGGLDWSFLKGIGMAPNADYAGTIPHLEFVVFQLMFSAITAAVISGSVAERMNFPAFIILIILWSTFVYDPISHWVWGANGWLRNLGVLDFAGGNPVEINSGVSGLVAAIVVGKRKRAIPEPHHIPMAILGGGLLWFGWFGFNAGSALAMNYVAVNAFFTTNTSAAAGAVAWVLCEWLLYKKPTALGTVSGAIAGLVAITQGAGFVSPISAVLIGAVGGALSFFAIAILKRKLGYDDALDAFGCHGVAGIWGSIATAIFASKAINPAGSDGLIYGNFALLKAHLISTCATALYAAVATFVILKVMSLVMGLRATSEQEAEGLDISLHGEEAYSGLNM from the coding sequence ATGGAATTATTAAACGGCGCAGATATGGGATTTGTAATTATTAGTGCAGCGTTAGTAATGCTAATGGTGCCAGGATTAGCTTTATTTTATGGAGGTATGGTTAAAAGCAAAAATGTATTAAGTATTACAGTACATAGTTATGCAGCTCTTGTTATTATATCTTTACAATGGATTTTTATAGGTTATACTTTAGCCTTCGGTCCAGATGTAAAAGGAGTAATAGGTGGTTTAGATTGGAGTTTCCTAAAAGGTATAGGAATGGCGCCTAATGCGGATTATGCAGGCACAATACCACATTTAGAATTTGTAGTATTTCAGTTAATGTTTTCTGCGATTACTGCAGCTGTAATTTCAGGTTCTGTTGCTGAACGTATGAATTTCCCGGCGTTTATAATATTGATTATTTTGTGGAGTACATTTGTTTATGATCCTATTTCTCATTGGGTATGGGGAGCTAATGGATGGTTAAGGAATTTAGGAGTCCTTGATTTTGCTGGAGGAAATCCAGTAGAGATAAACTCAGGAGTTTCTGGACTAGTTGCGGCAATTGTTGTTGGTAAAAGAAAGAGAGCGATCCCTGAACCACACCATATACCTATGGCAATATTAGGTGGAGGGCTTTTATGGTTTGGATGGTTTGGATTCAATGCAGGAAGTGCTCTTGCAATGAATTATGTAGCTGTAAATGCATTCTTTACAACTAATACTTCAGCGGCTGCAGGAGCAGTTGCATGGGTACTTTGTGAATGGTTGCTCTATAAAAAACCTACAGCCTTAGGAACAGTAAGTGGAGCTATAGCCGGGTTAGTTGCAATAACTCAGGGGGCAGGATTCGTGAGCCCTATATCAGCTGTGCTTATTGGAGCAGTTGGCGGAGCATTAAGCTTTTTCGCAATAGCTATATTGAAGAGGAAATTAGGATACGATGATGCCTTAGATGCTTTTGGCTGTCATGGAGTAGCAGGAATTTGGGGATCTATAGCGACAGCTATCTTTGCATCAAAGGCAATTAATCCAGCAGGGAGTGATGGATTAATATATGGTAACTTTGCACTTTTAAAAGCTCATTTAATTTCTACTTGTGCAACTGCCTTGTATGCAGCAGTTGCGACATTTGTAATACTTAAAGTAATGAGTTTAGTAATGGGCTTAAGAGCTACTTCAGAACAGGAAGCAGAGGGATTAGATATTTCCTTACATGGAGAAGAAGCTTATTCAGGATTAAATATGTAG
- a CDS encoding methyl-accepting chemotaxis protein produces MRISFKSKLMVIILPLVIVGLISLTGFAYINFRSIIESELVNSMSLRTTEATGHINTWLTSRMAEVQETAQSPVLKQVLEKNPGLNLNSTDGSLNIIDDLNLSRFNFIKNTYPDEYAAVHILNSLEPSEWSNADSLNKLQARFYNVSNGKFATANWAKGAATEASERYSKTNGVPYDAIFKPTYSEAYDKNVVMMVAWNKDAQGKVTAGAASSLAIEAVENQVKNLKYGQKGYGVLLGSDGTFIVHPNKDWAMKEKINTVNDSDLTKLNEAIQGDKPGVFKFGSGSEKKIAFYAKAPISGWTVINVVYEDELFASSNHLILIMIGIVIAIIVILSAAIFTAATKLIKPLVRLNEFAEVISTGDLSGSIEVKSKDEFGNLATAFNHTIEALRGIITDINNESSKVNEVSTNLANSCDDSIKVTGEVAKAIQVIAENTTEQSRQVTLASEKTIEMEEVSRVVVNKCNDMLETAEESHNISAVAFEAVDKAVESMKLIVENNKTNLEESKMLLERSNEIGKIVEVITNIASQTNLLALNAAIEAARAGEQGKGFAVVADEVRTLAEQSATAASQISALISGIQNQIETISSSMDEGSKEITVGMETALKAETHFDNIEKAIRNIFDVVRDVYNSTESMIKTAKDTVVEMQETSIISEHTASATEEVSASAEEQAVTMDEIGDSANQLAKLAHRLNELVSKFKISK; encoded by the coding sequence ATGAGAATATCATTTAAATCAAAGTTAATGGTAATAATATTGCCGCTAGTAATAGTTGGATTGATATCGCTGACAGGATTTGCATATATTAATTTTAGGAGCATTATAGAAAGCGAATTAGTGAATTCCATGTCATTAAGAACAACAGAAGCAACTGGTCATATTAATACATGGCTGACGAGTAGAATGGCAGAAGTTCAAGAAACAGCTCAAAGCCCAGTGCTTAAACAAGTTTTGGAAAAAAATCCTGGTTTAAATTTAAATAGCACAGATGGATCATTAAACATAATAGATGATTTAAATTTATCAAGATTTAATTTTATTAAAAATACATATCCAGACGAATATGCAGCAGTCCATATACTAAATAGCCTAGAGCCTAGTGAATGGAGTAACGCTGATAGTTTGAATAAGCTACAAGCGAGATTTTATAATGTAAGCAATGGAAAATTTGCAACTGCTAATTGGGCTAAAGGTGCTGCAACAGAAGCTTCAGAAAGATATTCAAAGACAAATGGCGTTCCTTATGATGCAATATTTAAGCCTACATATTCTGAAGCTTATGATAAGAATGTTGTAATGATGGTTGCGTGGAATAAAGATGCACAAGGAAAAGTTACAGCAGGAGCTGCCTCAAGTTTGGCTATTGAAGCAGTAGAAAATCAAGTTAAAAATCTAAAATATGGTCAAAAAGGTTACGGAGTATTATTAGGAAGTGATGGAACTTTTATAGTTCACCCAAATAAAGATTGGGCCATGAAAGAGAAAATAAATACAGTTAACGATTCAGATCTTACTAAACTTAATGAAGCCATTCAAGGTGATAAACCAGGAGTTTTTAAATTTGGAAGTGGATCTGAGAAAAAAATTGCATTCTATGCAAAGGCACCGATTTCTGGTTGGACAGTTATAAATGTTGTTTATGAGGATGAACTTTTTGCTTCATCTAATCATTTGATACTGATTATGATTGGGATAGTTATAGCTATTATCGTAATTTTATCAGCAGCTATATTTACAGCAGCAACTAAGTTGATCAAACCTTTAGTACGCCTTAATGAGTTCGCGGAAGTTATATCTACTGGAGACTTAAGTGGTTCAATAGAAGTGAAATCCAAAGATGAATTTGGAAATCTTGCTACAGCGTTTAATCATACGATAGAAGCATTAAGAGGCATAATTACAGATATAAATAATGAATCATCAAAGGTAAATGAAGTTTCAACTAATCTTGCAAATTCATGTGATGATAGCATTAAGGTTACTGGAGAAGTTGCTAAAGCAATACAAGTGATAGCAGAAAATACAACTGAGCAGTCAAGACAAGTGACTTTAGCCAGCGAGAAAACAATTGAAATGGAAGAAGTAAGTAGAGTTGTTGTTAATAAATGTAATGATATGCTTGAAACAGCTGAAGAATCACATAACATAAGCGCGGTTGCTTTTGAAGCGGTGGATAAAGCTGTTGAAAGTATGAAATTAATTGTTGAAAACAATAAAACCAATTTAGAAGAAAGTAAAATGTTACTTGAGAGATCAAATGAAATTGGTAAGATTGTTGAAGTTATAACTAACATTGCAAGTCAGACCAATTTACTTGCTTTAAATGCAGCAATAGAAGCTGCTAGAGCTGGAGAGCAAGGAAAGGGATTTGCCGTAGTTGCAGATGAAGTAAGAACCCTTGCGGAACAATCTGCTACTGCTGCCAGTCAGATTTCGGCTTTAATAAGTGGAATACAAAATCAAATTGAGACCATTAGTAGTAGTATGGATGAAGGTTCTAAGGAAATTACTGTTGGTATGGAAACAGCGTTAAAGGCTGAAACTCATTTTGATAATATAGAAAAAGCTATAAGAAACATTTTTGATGTAGTTCGAGATGTATATAATTCTACAGAATCTATGATTAAAACAGCAAAAGATACAGTAGTAGAAATGCAAGAAACATCAATTATATCAGAACACACGGCATCAGCAACAGAAGAGGTATCAGCATCAGCTGAAGAACAGGCTGTTACTATGGACGAAATAGGAGATTCAGCTAATCAATTAGCTAAATTGGCTCATAGATTAAATGAGTTAGTATCAAAATTTAAAATAAGCAAATAA
- a CDS encoding IS110 family transposase encodes MEAIIERCAGIDVHERTVVVCVLKGDLKKKPEKEIETFNTTTTDLLKLLDWIEERGCTQVAMESTGVYWKPVWNVLESGDFEIILANARHIKNLPGRKTDVKDAEWIAQLLRSGLINKSFVPDAHIRDLRDITRYRKKILYELNREKNRIHKILEDCNIKISSYISDIFGDTGRKILNKIINQEEIRMTDLIEISNGRGKASIRKKLGEIKEAVNGKIRNHHLTMIKYSYDHIRFLEEQVVHIEKEIGEYIEPYFEEVEIIDTIPGINKNAASVIIAEIGTDMSYFPTDKHLTSWAGLSPGNCESAGKKKEVKQ; translated from the coding sequence ATGGAAGCAATAATTGAAAGGTGTGCAGGTATAGATGTGCACGAAAGAACAGTAGTAGTATGTGTTTTAAAGGGTGATTTAAAGAAAAAACCGGAAAAGGAAATAGAGACATTTAATACTACGACTACAGATTTGTTAAAACTTTTAGATTGGATTGAAGAAAGAGGCTGTACGCAAGTAGCAATGGAAAGCACAGGCGTATACTGGAAGCCTGTCTGGAATGTATTAGAATCAGGTGATTTTGAAATTATACTTGCAAATGCTAGACATATAAAGAATCTTCCAGGAAGAAAGACCGACGTGAAAGACGCAGAATGGATAGCTCAATTATTGAGAAGTGGATTAATTAATAAGAGTTTTGTACCAGATGCACATATAAGAGATCTTAGAGATATAACAAGATATAGGAAGAAAATACTATACGAACTTAATAGAGAGAAGAATAGGATTCATAAAATTCTAGAGGATTGTAATATAAAGATTTCAAGTTATATTTCAGATATATTTGGAGATACAGGACGAAAAATATTAAATAAAATCATTAATCAAGAAGAAATTAGAATGACAGACTTAATTGAGATATCAAATGGTAGAGGTAAAGCAAGTATAAGAAAGAAACTAGGAGAAATAAAAGAGGCTGTAAACGGAAAAATAAGAAACCATCATTTGACAATGATAAAATACAGCTATGATCACATTAGGTTTTTAGAAGAACAAGTAGTCCATATAGAAAAAGAAATAGGTGAATATATAGAGCCATATTTTGAAGAAGTAGAGATAATAGATACTATACCAGGTATAAACAAGAATGCAGCATCAGTAATAATAGCAGAGATTGGAACTGATATGAGTTATTTCCCAACAGATAAGCATCTAACATCATGGGCAGGCCTAAGTCCTGGAAATTGTGAAAGCGCAGGTAAAAAAAAAGAAGTAAAACAATGA
- a CDS encoding metallophosphoesterase family protein: MKNNLRFDSNGKFKIVQFTDIHEGPSRDKSIELINKILDYENPNMVILSGDIIDGKCQTAEDVKKAINHIAEPMENRNVPWCIVFGNHDDEHNMMTKEEMMNLYMSFKHNLSQVGYKTFDRIGNYNLLVESSKDKTPKFNIYMIDSGKYAPAIIGGYDWIKLTQIWWYKRTAINLKKKYKRLIPALMFFHIPLKKFKKACKTGLVNGERLEDESCAKINLCLFNKIVKIGDVKGIFVGHDHFNNYCAALDGVRLGYAGYTGYGGYGDDKIPRGARVFLINEENPADFKTWTRREFDTELKK; the protein is encoded by the coding sequence ATGAAAAATAACCTTAGGTTTGATAGTAATGGCAAGTTTAAAATAGTTCAATTTACAGATATACATGAAGGACCGAGCAGAGACAAATCTATAGAGCTTATAAATAAGATATTAGATTACGAAAACCCCAATATGGTTATATTATCAGGAGATATTATTGATGGCAAATGTCAGACAGCAGAAGATGTAAAAAAAGCTATAAATCATATAGCGGAGCCAATGGAAAATAGAAATGTACCTTGGTGTATAGTTTTTGGTAATCATGATGATGAACATAATATGATGACGAAAGAAGAAATGATGAATTTATATATGAGCTTTAAACATAATCTGAGTCAAGTGGGGTATAAAACTTTTGATAGGATAGGTAATTATAATCTTCTTGTAGAAAGTTCAAAAGATAAAACGCCTAAATTTAATATATATATGATAGATTCAGGAAAATACGCTCCTGCCATTATTGGAGGATATGATTGGATAAAACTTACTCAAATATGGTGGTATAAAAGAACAGCGATAAATTTGAAGAAAAAATATAAAAGATTAATACCTGCGCTTATGTTCTTTCATATACCTTTAAAGAAGTTTAAAAAGGCATGTAAGACTGGATTAGTAAATGGTGAAAGGCTTGAAGATGAGAGCTGTGCCAAGATAAATTTATGCTTATTTAACAAAATAGTTAAAATTGGTGATGTGAAAGGTATATTTGTAGGGCATGATCATTTTAATAATTACTGTGCTGCTTTAGATGGTGTTAGGCTTGGATATGCTGGATATACTGGATACGGAGGATATGGAGATGACAAAATTCCTCGTGGTGCAAGAGTATTTTTAATTAATGAAGAAAATCCAGCTGATTTTAAAACTTGGACAAGAAGAGAGTTTGATACAGAACTTAAAAAGTAA
- a CDS encoding acyltransferase, with the protein MSKIDELLNEVEVIVKQGINKEGVIEILNSLKCYFPYEILDEMKLYGDYLPKNNELEFSEEKRYLHFLWDVLDKSPMCLIANFAIPYRQILAKKLFKSCGKNFIAEENVRFNVPDNIEIGDNVFMNKGAFLDSKGGITIGNSVGIGEGVTIFTHSHEEHEHELRTYAKVVIKDYAKIYSNSTILPGVTIEKQGIVAASSLVGKNVEKNELVAGIPAKAMRERKTLDRNQEELKHIWLHNGEFQE; encoded by the coding sequence ATGAGTAAAATAGACGAATTATTAAATGAAGTAGAAGTCATAGTAAAACAAGGGATAAATAAAGAGGGCGTAATAGAAATTTTAAATTCTCTAAAATGTTATTTTCCATACGAAATATTAGATGAAATGAAATTATATGGGGACTATTTACCTAAAAATAATGAATTAGAATTTTCAGAAGAAAAAAGATATCTTCATTTTTTATGGGATGTACTAGATAAATCACCTATGTGCTTAATTGCCAATTTTGCTATTCCTTATAGACAGATATTAGCAAAAAAATTATTTAAGTCATGCGGAAAGAATTTTATAGCTGAAGAAAATGTACGTTTCAATGTTCCTGACAATATAGAAATAGGAGATAACGTATTTATGAACAAAGGTGCTTTCCTAGATTCAAAAGGTGGAATAACAATAGGTAACTCAGTAGGAATTGGCGAAGGCGTTACAATTTTTACTCATTCTCATGAGGAGCATGAACATGAATTAAGGACATATGCAAAAGTAGTAATTAAAGATTACGCTAAAATATATTCTAATTCAACTATATTGCCTGGAGTAACAATTGAAAAACAAGGAATAGTAGCAGCTTCTTCTTTAGTCGGTAAAAATGTTGAAAAAAATGAGTTGGTAGCGGGTATACCAGCAAAGGCTATGAGAGAGAGAAAAACATTAGATAGAAATCAGGAAGAATTAAAGCATATATGGTTGCATAACGGTGAATTTCAAGAGTAA